TTTTTTATTAACTTTTTGACTATATTCTTGCGGTTTTGCAGCAAATGTAACACCACCTGATCGCCAAATTGGACTCCGAAAAGATCCTGCACGTGCACGACCAGTACCTTTTTGACGCCATGGTTTTCTACCTGATCCAGAAACTTCAGCACGACTTTTTTGAGCTCTCGAACCTTGACGGGTAGATGCTGAATAAGCAATAACGACTTGATGAATTAGAGCTTTATTAAAATCACGGGCAAAAATGATTTCAGAAACACTAAGCATACTTTGTATGTCTTTAACTACTAATTCCATGCTTTACTCCTCACTGCTTTCAAACCTTAATAGCTGGTTTAACGATAAGATCACTACCGGTAGCACCGGGAACAGCACCTTTTACTAAAAGAAGATTTTTATTCTCATCTATATCTACTATCTGTAAACTTTGTATAGTAACGCGACTATTCCCTAGTTGTCCTGCCATTTTTTTTCCTTTAAAAACTCTACCCGGAGTTTGATTCTGTCCGATAGAACCAGGTACTCTATGAGATAAAGAATTCCCGTGTGTTGCATCTTGAGTATGAAAATTCCAACGTTTTACTGTTCCAGAAAAACCTTTTCCTTTGGAGATACCTGTAATATCAACTTTTTTTATATTATTAAAGAAATTAATTTTGATATTTTGACCTACTTGAAATTTTTTATCTGAGTTAATTTTAAATTCCCATAAACCACGACCAGGAGTAACTCCAGACTTTAGAAAGTGACCTGCTTTTGGCTTATTTAACCTATTTATTTTTTTTATACCAGTAGTTACTTGAATGGCACAGTAAAAATCAGTATTTATATTTTTTACTTGAGTAATTCGATTTTCTTGAAGTTCAATTACTGTAACAGGAATTGAAGAACCTTCTTTAGTAAAAATACGAGTCATACCAAGTTTTTTACCAATTAAACCAATCATGCTTTTGATACCTTAATTATATATATATAATCAACCTAAACTAATCTGTACATCTACACCTGCAGCAAGATCTAAACGCATGAGTGCATCAACAGTTTTTTCAGTAGGTTCTACTATATCAATTAAACGCTTATGTGTACGAATTTCATATTGATCACGTGCATCCTTATTTACATGTGGAGAAACTAAAATAGTAAAACGTTCTTTACGAGTTGGAAGAGGAATCGGTCCACGTACTTGTGCACCAGTTCTTTTTGCTGTTTCAACAATTTCTGTCGTTGATTGATCAATTAACCTGTGATCAAAAGCTTTTAAACGAATACGAATTCTTTGGTTCTGCATAAGCCAGAACTCCAATTATATACACACACTAAAAAATTAATCTTCTCTGAAATTTTATCTATATTCAAGAGTAGATATAATTAATAAAATTATATAACTCCTATATTAGGAGTATTTTTTAAAATATATGAATTTATATATTTAATAAAATTAGCTTGTCATAATATTTTATTTTTAAATAAATTAGCTAATATTATATATTAAAATAAAAAAAAAAAATATTTTTATTATATAAAAAATCAAGAAAAGAGCATTTTATACTCTTTTCTTAATAAACTCAACTAGATAATCAGTATAAAAAATTTTTTTAAATAGAAAAACATTAGATTAATACTTTCGAAACGACACCAGCTCCAACAGTACGACCTCCTTCACGAATAGCAAATCGTAACCCATCAGCCATAGCAATTGGATTAATTAAAGTAACAGTCATTTTTATATTATCTCCAGGCATAACCATTTCAATACCTTCTGGTAGTTCAATAGAACCTGTTACATCAGTAGTTCTAAAATAAAACTGAGGACGATATCCTTTAAAAAATGGAGTATGACGCCCCCCTTCTTCTTTAGATAAAACATACACTTCAGATTCAAATGTTGTATGTGGATGAATACTACCTGGCTTAGCTAAAACTTGACCTCTTTCAATTTCATCACGTTTTGTACCGCGAAGTAAAACACCTACATTTTCTCCAGCTCGACCTTCATCTAATAATTTTCTAAACATTTCTACACCGGTACAAGTTGTTTTCGTTGTTTTTTTAATTCCAACAATTTCTACTTCTTCACCAACTTTAATTATACCTTTTTCAACTCGTCCTGTGACTACAGTACCTCTTCCAGATATAGAAAAAACATCTTCTATTGGCAATAAAAAAGGCTGATCTATTGCTCGTTTAGGTTCAGGAATATAACTATCTAAAAATTTAGATAAATCAATAATTTTTGACTCCCATTCTGGATCTCCTTCTAAAGCTTTTAAAGCAGAACCCCGAATAATAGGAGTATCATCTCCAGGAAAATCATATTGTGTTAGTAAATCACGAACTTCCATTTCTACTAGTTCAAGTAATTCTTCGTCATCTACCATATCACATTTATTAAGAAATACAACAATATACGGCACACCAACTTGTCTTCCAAGTAAAATATGTTCACGTGTTTGAGGCATTGGACCATCTGTTGCTGCAACAACTAAAATAGCACCATCCATTTGGGCTGCACCAGTAATCATATTTTTTATATAATCTGCATGACCTGGACAATCTACATGAGCATAGTGTCTAAATTCAGTATCATACTCTACATGAGAAGTGTTAATTGTAATACCTCTTGCTTTTTCTTCTGGTGCATTATCAATTTGATCAAAAGCACGCGCAGAACCACCATATTTCTTTGATAAAACAGTTGTAATTGCTGCAGTTAAAGTTGTTTTCCCATGATCAACATGACCAATAGTTCCAACATTTATATGAGGTTTTAAACGCTGAAATTTTTCTTTAGACATAATTCTTATTCCTTAGATAAAATGTTTTGTATAAATAAAAATATTGTATACATTATAGAAAAAAACTGCTACTTTTCTCTTTTTTCAATGATAGACATAGAAATGCTGGAAGGTGCTTCTACATATTTTAAAAACTCCATAGAATAAGAAGCTCTACCTTGTGTTTGAGAACGCAAATCAGTAGCATAGCCAAACATTTCTGATAAAGGAACACAGGCACTAATGTTTTTACCTATTAATAAATCTTGCATTCCTTCGATAATACCTCTTCTGCGATTTAAATCACCTATGACATCTCCCATATAGTCATCTGGAGTTTCTACTTCTACTTTCATAATTGGCTCTAATAAAACTGGATGAGCTCTTTTAAAACCATTTTTAAATGCAATAGAAGCTGCTAATTTAAATGCTAATTCAGACGAATCAACATCATGATAAGAACCAAAATAAAGACGAACACCAATGTCTACTACAGGGTAACCAGCTAATGGACCATATTTTAATTGTTCTTGAATTCCTTTATCAATAGCAGAAATATATTCGCTAGGTATTACTCCTCCTTTAATATCATTAACAAATAAATATCCTGCACCTCCTGGCTCTAATGGAAATAATTCTATAACTACATGACCGTACTGACCTCTTCCACCTGATTGCTTAATATGTTTACCTTCAATATCTTCAACTTTATTTAAAATTGTTTCACGATATGCCACTTGAGGTTTTCCAACATTAGCATCAACACTAAATTCTCGTTTCATTCGATCAATAATAATTTCTAAATGTAATTCACCCATACCTGAAATAATAGTTTGATTAGATTCTTGATCAGTTTTTACTCTAAAAGAAGGATCTTCTTTTGCTAATCGATTTAAAGCTAGTCCCATTTTTTCTTGATCAATTTTAGTTTTAGGTTCTACAGAAATAGAAATTACTGGTTCTGGAAATTCCATACGTTCTAATATAATTGGTTGATTTAAATCACATAAAGTATCACCAGTAGTTACATCTTTTAACCCAATAGCTGCAGCAATATCACCTGCATATACTTCTTTTATCTCTTCTCTTTTATTGGCATGCATTTGAACAATTCTACCAAATCTTTCTCGTTGAGATTTTACTGAATTAAAAACAGTATCTCCAGATTTTACAACTCCTGAATACACACGGAAAAAAGTTAAATTACCTACAAATGGATCATTAGCAATTTTAAAAGCTAGAGCAGAAAAAGGTGCACTGTCATTTGAAATTCTAATAGCTGGAGTATTTGTATTATTATTTAAAACACCTTTAATATCTTGAATATCATTAGGAGCAGGTAAATATTCAATAATTGCATCTAACAAAGCTTGAACGCCTTTATTTTTGAAAGCAGAACCACAAGTAATTAATACAATTTCGTCATTTAATGCACGCTTTCGCAATGCAGACTTAATCTCAATCTCAGATAATTCTATACCATTTAAGTATTTTTCCACTAAATCTTCATTAGACTCAACTGCAGATTCAATTAAATTTTGATGCCATTTTCCTGCTAATACCGTCATTTCATCAGGAATATCAGAATAAGTGAATGTTAAACCCTGATCAGAATCTTTCCAATAAATAGCTTTCATTTTTATTAAATCTATCACACCAACAAAACTATCTTCTGTACCAATAGCTAGCTGCAAAGGAACAGGATTAGCACCGAGTCGTGTTTTAATTTGTTCAACTACTTTTAAAAAATTTGCACCCATGCGATCCATTTTGTTTATAAATGCTATACGAGGAACTTTATATTTATTTGCTTGACGCCATACAGTTTCTGATTGAGGTTGTACGCCACCTACTGCACAATAAACCATAACAGCACCATCTAAAACACGCATAGAACGCTCAACTTCTATAGTAAAATCTACATGACCAGGTGTATCAATAATATTAATTCTATGTCGTTCAAATTGTTTTGCCATACCACTCCAAAAAGTGGTAGTAGCTGCTGATGTAATAGTAATTCCTCTTTCTTGTTCTTGTTCCATCCAATCCATAGTAGCAGCACCGTCATGAACTTCACCAATCTTATGATTAATTCCTGTATAAAATAAGATCCTTTCAGTAGTAGTTGTTTTTCCTGCATCTATATGAGCGCTAATTCCAATATTACGATAGCGAGATATAGGAGTTGTACGAGACATTTTCTTTCTCTCATGTTTAGGTTTTTAAAATTTAGATAACTGTCTCAATAATTTTAGAATTATATATAAATAAAAATTATCATAATTTTACCAACGATAATGAGCAAATGCTTTGTTTGCTTCTGCCATTCTATGGACTTCTTCTCTTTTTTTTACTGCTGTGCCTTTATTTTCTATAGCATCATAAAGTTCATTTGATAAACGTAAAGACATAGATTTATCTGCACGTTTTCGTGCTGATTCTACAATCCAACGCATGGCTAATGCATTTCGACGTACTGGACGTACTTCAACTGGTACTTGGTATGTTGATCCACCAACACGACGAGATTTTACTTCTACAGTTGGGCGCACATGCTCTAAAGCTATTTCAAATGCTTCTAATTCTTTTTTGTCTGTACGTTTAGATAAGTTTTTTAAGGCAGTATAAACAATTACTTCAGCAATCGATTTTTTACCATCTATCATAAGAATATTAATAAACTTAGCTAGTAGTTCTGAAGAAAACTTTGGATCTGGTAGAATTTTACGAGTGCTAATAATACGACGACGTGGCATAAAGACTCCTTTAAAATAATTATATAAATAACTATACGAGTTATTATAAAAATAATAATATTTTATATTTTAGGTTTTTTAACTCCGTATTTAGAACGACCTTTCTTGCGCTCTTTAACACCTGCACAATCTAATGCACCTCTTACAATATGATATCTTACTCCAGGTAAATCTTTCACACGACCTCCTCGTATCAAAATTACAGAATGTTCCTGTAAATTATGACCTTCGCCACCAATATAGGCTGTTACTTCAAAACCATTTGTTAATCTTACACGACACACTTTACGTAATGCCGAATTAGGTTTCTTAGGTGTAGTAGTATAAACTCTAATACAAACACCTCTTTTTTGAGGACTTCCATTTAATGCGGGAACATTACTTTTAATAACTTTACGTAAACGAGGTTTACGGACCAATTGATTGACTGTGGCCATAAAAACTCCTATTTTATAATTGATTTTATGGAAAATTATCGACATAATATAAAAGAAAAAGTTTTACTATTTATGCAGATTTTTTAAGATTGGATGTAATTTTTAACCATAACCTAGTATTTTTTACCAAGCCATCTGTTTTTGATGTTTTAATGTCAATGAAACGAAATGAATATAACTTATTAAGATAAACTTACTTGAAATGTTTTTATGAATTCCGCGAGCATAAACATCTTCTTTTATAATATACAACTTAGCTGAAGACATAACTATATTTTTTAAAAAAATATTATCTTTTAATCCAATAAGCACACCGTCTTGAAGCGCCAAAAAATCATCTGATGTTCTTAACATACTTATAACAAGATCAATATTTATTTCAAAAGGAGATTTCATTAAAGTATGTAACATGTTTTTATACACCTTAAAAATTAATAATTGCATCATGACTATCTAATTTTAAACGTAAAAAATATGAATTTAATATATCTATTTTTAATATAAAATTTTCATTGCAATTAAATCCTCTTTTTATTAATGATGCTTCACAACAATAAAAATTTTTAATATCATAAAAAGATAATATAGAAAAAGAAGATGTATAATTACGTGCTAAAATATTATCTGAATGATAACTTTTCATTAACTGTAAAACACCATCACCAATAAAAAATAAACTAATGTTATTTAGAATTGCAGAAATACCAAAAACGGCATCAAGTCCTTCTCTACCAAAACTTGTTCCATGGGGGGAACGAGAAAAAACAAAAGCAATTTTTTCCATTATAAGAAGTGTACCTAATTAAAATTGTATTATACGATCACATATTTTTATAGAATGAGCTAATTCTATCAATCCACTTAATTCAAAACAAAAGGCTAAATTACCTTTTTGAACATTTAAATTCATTTTTTTTTCGTCTTCTATAATACCTCTTCTAAGAGCTGCACTATTGCATACATATAATTTTACTTGATGTTGTCTATTTAATTTTTGCCATGCTTCAATTAAATTAAACTCATCACTTGCTGGTTGAGTCATGTTATTAGCATTAAGAACACCGTCGCAATAAAAAAAAACACTATATAATGTATGTTTTGTTTTGACTAAAGATTGACAAAAAAGAAAAGCAGTACTTGCGTTTTGCGTTCCATAAGCTGCACCTGTAACTAATATTGTGTAATTCATATTTAAATTTTTATACTAAGAAGAACGTTTAAAATAATTTTTAATGATATTTATAAAATTAATTTTTACTAATAAATATACTATTCTATGTTTATAACATCTAATAATTCTATATCAAAAATTAAAGTCGAGTTACTCGGAATCCCATTAACACCTCTTTCTCCATAACCTAAATGAGGAGGAATAACTAATTTCACTTTACCTCCTTTTTTAATATATTTTAATCCTTCTTGCCAACCTAATATGACATCTTTCAATACTAATGATACAGGTTTTCCTCTTTTATAAGAATTATCAAATTCTATCCCGTCAATTAATTTTCCAATATAATGAACAGTAATTTTTGTATCATTAGTTAAAATTTCACCTTCTCCTTCTTTTTCTACAAGATATAAAAGACCACTAGATGTTTTTTTTACTCCCTTAATTTTAGAAAAATTTTTCATATATACTTCTCCTTTCATAAAATTTTCTTTTGCACTTTTTGCAAATTGAATTTTATTAGCATTTTTTAATTTTTCTTCTAATTCTTTTAAAATCACTGAAATTTCTTGATGTGATAATTTTAAATTACCAGAAATTGCATCTTGCACTCCCTTTAACAGATTTTCTTTATCTAATTTTATGCCTATTTTTTTTTGTGTTTCAAAAGATTGATTCACATAATCTCCTAATGAAACACCTAAAGAATAACTTAATTTTTCATTATTATTTTTAAATATATTATTCGTTTTCAAAGAAGATTGAATGTGAATATTATTCAAAGATGTTTCTTGAGAAAACGATTTTGGAATATATAATATTATACATAGTAATATTATTCTTTTAAGAAGTAAAAAAATCATTTGTTGCTCCAAGAAAACTTCTATAAAATATTATATCTTTCATTAAAAAGTATAATTTTTTCAAAATGAATTCGATCAAAAGCTAATAAAATTTTTTTTAGTATGCTAACTAATTAACATTGATATTTTTATAAAAAAATTTTATGATAGATATTGATATCTATAAATATATCTAAAATATAATGAAATAGTATTGAAAAATACTATTTCATTATTTACACATAACATTTTTCTAAAGCATGATAAAAACGTTGCATACCTTCAACAATATCAATCTTATTAATAATTAATGACGGTGCTAGACGAATAACATTATGACCAGCTGTAAGAAAAATTACACCTTCTAATAAAGCAGAATTTAATATTTTATGTATTTTATTAGAACAATGTGATTTTAATACAATACCTATTAACAAACCACGACCTCGTATCTCTTCAAATAATTGAAAACGTTTATTAATAATATTTAGTTCATAAACGATTTCTTTAAATTTCTTTTCAACTCCAGATAAAACTTTTTTCGTATCAATAATATTAATAACAGATTCTGCTACAGAACAAGCTAAAGGATTTCCTCCATATGTAGTACCATGAATACCTGGCTTTATAATAGATACAATTTTATTTGTAGTTAACATTGCACTTATTGGAAAACCTCCACCTAAAGATTTTGCAAGAGTTAGAATATCTGGAATAATATTGTAATGTTGATAAGAAAATAACTTTCCAGTTCTACCAACTCCAGTTTGTATTTCATCAAAAATTAACAGTGCATCGTACTTATTACATAATTCACGTAATTCTTCTATAAATGAAATTGTGGCAGGTATGACACCTCCTTCTCCTTGTATTAATTCTACGACTATTGCACAAGTATCGTTATCAATTATATTCTTAACAGTATCAATATCATTAAATAAAGCATGTGTTATTCCTAAAGGTTTTGGACCAAAATTATTAGAATATTTTTCTTGACCACCAACAGAAACAGTAAAAAACGTACGTCCGTGAAAGGAATTATAGAAAGAAATAATTTTATTTTTTTTTGCGTGATGTGTTTGAGATGCATAATAACGTGCTAGTTTAAAAGCGGCTTCATTGGCTTCTGCACCAGAATTAGCAAAAAAAACTCGTGTTGCAAAGCTAGAAGAAATTAATTTTTTAGCTAATCTAAGAGCTGGTTCATTAGTAAAAACATTACTTAAATGCCATAACTTTTTACTTTGTTTTTTTAAAGTTTTATTGAGTACAGGATGACAGTGACCTAGAGATGTAACTGCAATACCTCCAGAAAAATCAATATATTCTTTTCCGGTCTGATCCCAAAGACGACTCCCTTTTCCCCGTACAGGAACAAAGGGAAGAGGACTATAAACAGGCAAAATTAATTCGTCAAAACTATTTCGTGTCATTAATACTTTTTTTGATATCATTAAATTTCCTAAAAAGTATTTGTTATGATAAAAAACTCTTATAATAATATTTTGATAAACATTTTTAAATATTACTTAAAAAGTGTAAAGTTTTATTTTCATGACTATAATTCTTTAATTTGATATTAAAAATTAAAAAAGAATTTTAAGTTTTTAAAGTAAAATATACATTATATTGAAAAAAAATTAAACTTATTTTATTTATAATTTTCTAAAAAATATTTTGTAAAATATCAGGTGATATATTTAAATTTATGAAAATATAATTAAATGTTACATTATATTTTATAAATTTTAAAATCTATAAAAAAGGTAATAAAAATGACTAATATAAATAAAATAGGTCTCACATGGATTAGTTTTTTTTCATATGCATTTACAGGTGGATTAGTTGTAGTTACAGGAATTATTATGGGAAATATTGCTGATTATTTTCATTTATCCGTATCTAAAATGAGCAATATATTTACTTTTTTAAATGCAGGAATATTAATAGCAATTTTATTAAATTCTTGGTTAATAGAAACTATATCATTAAAAAAACAATTAATATTTGGTTTTTTTTTAACAGTTATAGCTATAGTAGGAATTGTTTATAGTCATAGTGTTTTTATATTTTCAATTAATATGTTTATACTTGGTTTAGTAAGTGGAATTACTATGTCAATTGGCACATTTCTGATCACTTATCTATATTCAGGATCAAAAAGAGGCTCTAAATTATTATTAACTGATTCCTTTTTTAGTATGTCTGGTATGATTTTTCCTATTGTTAGCGCCTATTTTTTAGAAAAAAAAATTATTTGGTATTGGACCTATATCTCTATAGGAGGAATATATTTATTAATTCTTATTTTATCAATAATCTTTCATTTTCCAAAATTAAAAAATAATACTCATCAGCATGAAAAAGTAAAAGAAAATTGGAATCTTAATATAATATTATTATCAATTTCAGCATTACTTTATATATTAGGACAATTAGGTTTTATTTCTTGGGTACCACAATACGCTACTGAAATTATCAATATTGATATTAAAAAAACTGGCAATTTAGTTAGTAGTTTTTGGATGTCTTATATGATCGGTATGTGGTTTTTTAGTTTTATCATTAAATTTTTTAGCTTACACCGTATATTTATATTTCTAACAGGTATTTCTTCTATTCTTATGTATTTTTTTATACACATCCAAAATTATATATTTTTACAATGTATTATTGTTAGTCTAGGTTTTTTTTCTAGTGCTATCTATACTATAATTATAACATTAGCCTCATTACAAACAAAAAATCCTTCACCAAAATTAATTAATTTAATTTTATTGTTTGGAACTATAGGAACTTTACTTACATTTATTGTAACTAGTCCTATTGTTGAGAAAAAAGGATTATATACGACTTTATTTAGTGCCAATATATTTTATGGTGTAGTATTTTTACTATCTATATTAATTTATATTAATACAAAATATAGAAAGAATTTTATATAAAATATTTTTCCAAATGTATTAATCTAATTTTATTTTTAAAAAATAAACTAGAAAAAATATTTCTGGTTTATTTAAAAAAAGAAAACAATCCTAATTTAGAATATATGTTCTGTATCGTTTTTTCGGATTTTAATTGTGCTTTTATTGCTCCCTCATAAGCTATTTTTTTTAAATAAGATTCATCACTACGATATTTAATATAAGATTTTTGTAATTTAGATAAAAAATTAGACAAATGAGTTGCAACCATATTTTTGAATTCAGCATACATTACACCTTCTAATTCTTTTGATAAAACGTTAATTTCTTTATTAGTAATAGCAGAAAATATTTCTAATAAATTTGAAATTCCTGGTTTTTTTTCTATATCATAATATATTTTAGATAATTTTTCAGAATCGGTAACAGCATTTTTTATTTTTAAAATAACATCTGATATATCATCTAATAAAAAAATAACATTTTTTTTATTAATATCAGATTTAGACATTTTTTTTCTTGGTTCTAATAAACTCATTATCTTTGAACCATATTGACTAATTAAAGGTGTAGGTAATGTAAATATTTTTCCATATAACGCATTAACACGATGAGCTATTTTCCGTGTTAATTCTAAATGTTGTTTTTGATCTTGTCCTACTGGAACAAAATTAGTTTGATATAATAGAATATCTGACGCCATCAAAATAGGATAATTAAATAAACCTACATTTGTTTTTTTTATATAATTATTTTCTGTTATTCTTTTAATTTTAAATTGGGTCATTCGAAGTAATTCTGAAAATTGACTAAAACAATTTAAAATCCAATTTAATTGACTATGTTGATAAACATGCGATTGAACAAAAATAATACTTTTATTTGGATCTACTCCACAAGCTAAATAAAAAGATAACGTATCTAATATTGATTCTTTTAAAGAAAAATTTTTTTTTTGTATAGTCAGAGAATGTAAATCTGCAATACAATATAAGCATTCATAATCATTTTGCATTTGAGACCAATGACGCATAGTGCCTATATAATTTCCAATAGTTAATTTTCCAGATGGCTGTACGGCACTGAATAAAATCGGTTTATGAAAAATCATTTTACATCCTGTATCAAAAATATTAATGAATAGATCTTGAATGAGCATGCTTCAATTCTTTTCTAATTTTTTTAATTATAAGATCATAATTAGAATATTTAAATAATCCAGACCCTATAACAAAAGAATTTGCACCAGAAAATGCTATTTCAGCAATATTATCTAATTTGACGCCACCATCTACCTGCAGAATAATATCTAAAAAATTCTTATCGATAATTTTTCTTACTTGACGTAGTTTATTAAACGTCGATGGTAAAAAAGACTGATTTCCAAATCCTGGATTTACTGACATTAAAAGAATTAAATCTAGTTTTTCTAATATATAATCAAGAAAATTAAGTGGTGTAGTAGGATTTAGTGCAAGTCCAGCTTTACATCCAGATTCTTTAATCAGCTGTAGTGTTCTTTCAATATGTTCTGTCGCTTCGGGATGAAAAGTAATAAAAGTAGCTCCAGCTTTAGCAAACTGAGGAATCAAGTTATCTACTGGTTTCACCATTAAATGTACATCAATCGGTGCTATTATATTATAATTACGTAATGATTCTAAAATCATTGGACCCATTGTTAAATTAGGTACATAGTGATTATCCATAACATCAAAATGTATTAAATCACCACCTGCATCTATTACTTTTTGTGTATCTTCTCCTAAACGCGCAAAATCAGCAGATAAAATTGATGGAGCTAAAAAAAATTTTTTCATCTTAATTTTCCTTTCTTTATTACAAATTAGTTATATCTAGAATCTA
The sequence above is a segment of the Buchnera aphidicola str. G002 (Myzus persicae) genome. Coding sequences within it:
- the rplC gene encoding 50S ribosomal protein L3; the encoded protein is MIGLIGKKLGMTRIFTKEGSSIPVTVIELQENRITQVKNINTDFYCAIQVTTGIKKINRLNKPKAGHFLKSGVTPGRGLWEFKINSDKKFQVGQNIKINFFNNIKKVDITGISKGKGFSGTVKRWNFHTQDATHGNSLSHRVPGSIGQNQTPGRVFKGKKMAGQLGNSRVTIQSLQIVDIDENKNLLLVKGAVPGATGSDLIVKPAIKV
- the rpsJ gene encoding 30S ribosomal protein S10 gives rise to the protein MQNQRIRIRLKAFDHRLIDQSTTEIVETAKRTGAQVRGPIPLPTRKERFTILVSPHVNKDARDQYEIRTHKRLIDIVEPTEKTVDALMRLDLAAGVDVQISLG
- the tuf gene encoding elongation factor Tu; translation: MSKEKFQRLKPHINVGTIGHVDHGKTTLTAAITTVLSKKYGGSARAFDQIDNAPEEKARGITINTSHVEYDTEFRHYAHVDCPGHADYIKNMITGAAQMDGAILVVAATDGPMPQTREHILLGRQVGVPYIVVFLNKCDMVDDEELLELVEMEVRDLLTQYDFPGDDTPIIRGSALKALEGDPEWESKIIDLSKFLDSYIPEPKRAIDQPFLLPIEDVFSISGRGTVVTGRVEKGIIKVGEEVEIVGIKKTTKTTCTGVEMFRKLLDEGRAGENVGVLLRGTKRDEIERGQVLAKPGSIHPHTTFESEVYVLSKEEGGRHTPFFKGYRPQFYFRTTDVTGSIELPEGIEMVMPGDNIKMTVTLINPIAMADGLRFAIREGGRTVGAGVVSKVLI
- the fusA gene encoding elongation factor G; the protein is MSRTTPISRYRNIGISAHIDAGKTTTTERILFYTGINHKIGEVHDGAATMDWMEQEQERGITITSAATTTFWSGMAKQFERHRINIIDTPGHVDFTIEVERSMRVLDGAVMVYCAVGGVQPQSETVWRQANKYKVPRIAFINKMDRMGANFLKVVEQIKTRLGANPVPLQLAIGTEDSFVGVIDLIKMKAIYWKDSDQGLTFTYSDIPDEMTVLAGKWHQNLIESAVESNEDLVEKYLNGIELSEIEIKSALRKRALNDEIVLITCGSAFKNKGVQALLDAIIEYLPAPNDIQDIKGVLNNNTNTPAIRISNDSAPFSALAFKIANDPFVGNLTFFRVYSGVVKSGDTVFNSVKSQRERFGRIVQMHANKREEIKEVYAGDIAAAIGLKDVTTGDTLCDLNQPIILERMEFPEPVISISVEPKTKIDQEKMGLALNRLAKEDPSFRVKTDQESNQTIISGMGELHLEIIIDRMKREFSVDANVGKPQVAYRETILNKVEDIEGKHIKQSGGRGQYGHVVIELFPLEPGGAGYLFVNDIKGGVIPSEYISAIDKGIQEQLKYGPLAGYPVVDIGVRLYFGSYHDVDSSELAFKLAASIAFKNGFKRAHPVLLEPIMKVEVETPDDYMGDVIGDLNRRRGIIEGMQDLLIGKNISACVPLSEMFGYATDLRSQTQGRASYSMEFLKYVEAPSSISMSIIEKREK
- the rpsG gene encoding 30S ribosomal protein S7, translated to MPRRRIISTRKILPDPKFSSELLAKFINILMIDGKKSIAEVIVYTALKNLSKRTDKKELEAFEIALEHVRPTVEVKSRRVGGSTYQVPVEVRPVRRNALAMRWIVESARKRADKSMSLRLSNELYDAIENKGTAVKKREEVHRMAEANKAFAHYRW
- the rpsL gene encoding 30S ribosomal protein S12; this translates as MATVNQLVRKPRLRKVIKSNVPALNGSPQKRGVCIRVYTTTPKKPNSALRKVCRVRLTNGFEVTAYIGGEGHNLQEHSVILIRGGRVKDLPGVRYHIVRGALDCAGVKERKKGRSKYGVKKPKI
- the tusB gene encoding sulfurtransferase complex subunit TusB → MLHTLMKSPFEINIDLVISMLRTSDDFLALQDGVLIGLKDNIFLKNIVMSSAKLYIIKEDVYARGIHKNISSKFILISYIHFVSLTLKHQKQMAW
- the tusC gene encoding sulfurtransferase complex subunit TusC gives rise to the protein MEKIAFVFSRSPHGTSFGREGLDAVFGISAILNNISLFFIGDGVLQLMKSYHSDNILARNYTSSFSILSFYDIKNFYCCEASLIKRGFNCNENFILKIDILNSYFLRLKLDSHDAIINF
- the tusD gene encoding sulfurtransferase complex subunit TusD, with amino-acid sequence MNYTILVTGAAYGTQNASTAFLFCQSLVKTKHTLYSVFFYCDGVLNANNMTQPASDEFNLIEAWQKLNRQHQVKLYVCNSAALRRGIIEDEKKMNLNVQKGNLAFCFELSGLIELAHSIKICDRIIQF
- the fkpA gene encoding FKBP-type peptidyl-prolyl cis-trans isomerase, with protein sequence MIFLLLKRIILLCIILYIPKSFSQETSLNNIHIQSSLKTNNIFKNNNEKLSYSLGVSLGDYVNQSFETQKKIGIKLDKENLLKGVQDAISGNLKLSHQEISVILKELEEKLKNANKIQFAKSAKENFMKGEVYMKNFSKIKGVKKTSSGLLYLVEKEGEGEILTNDTKITVHYIGKLIDGIEFDNSYKRGKPVSLVLKDVILGWQEGLKYIKKGGKVKLVIPPHLGYGERGVNGIPSNSTLIFDIELLDVINIE